Below is a genomic region from Kryptolebias marmoratus isolate JLee-2015 linkage group LG12, ASM164957v2, whole genome shotgun sequence.
GCTGCTGAAACTTCAAAGCCGTTGAGTCAAAATGGCCTTTTCCTTCCCTGCACATGTAATGCAAACCCAGTCAGAATGCTAAAAGGCTGTAATGATGACGAAGACGAGTgcttgtttaatgttttgtttaaaagcagaagctgTTTCCTGCGTTATATGATTCCACCGAGTCTGCTtgcttccttttgttttgcctctttcttGCACTCTGTTTCAGCGTGGAAATGATTGTTAGAAAGTATATCAGCCAGCTTGATGTTTGCTCAGCTTCTTGGACGTTTCACAATAAAGAATTGACCTCTGACATGTTTGTTGCGCTGGTGTTTGGGCAGGGGAggggatcttttttttttttaaatataaattattattccTCATTCTGCAGGGTAACATTTCCTAATCCAATGAGATAAGCCGTCTTTGCTCAGAATGGAACATGAAACActtctgttctcttttttttttttacgaggCTCAAATGGGAAAACAGATCATGTTGCATAATTCCAAACAATCCTGCACAAAGGGCTCTGTGTGTTGCGTAACGGCACCGGTCACTCGTGTTATTAAAACCTTTACCCgtgcattatttttttccacttcggCTTGACCCCAAGCAGGAATGTAAACAGGAGTGGAGGAGGGCAGGAAAGGCGGTTATGTAATTCTTTGACTCTGTCATGGAGAAAGGCTTTCTGGGGAGGTAAAGAATCACCGGCTGTGGACTAGGAGCCTGTTTTCCAGCTCGGTGCTGCAGAGAACGGTGTCAGGATGACATTTAATTATATCGTAGCTGCTATATCTTCATGTCATTTTCAGACCATCGACTAAAAGACGTGTTTAGAGAGTCTGGATGTGTCACAGTGACACAGCAATTCTCCTGAAGCCCTGTTGTCAAACAGTATTACTGCACTGAAGCACAATAAACATGCAGATTTATAGGAAGGATGTTAAATGATGACCTTTTCTTGACTCGACCAGACGTCACAGGGCCTCTCCCAGCCTTTGATAATAAAAGGTCACTGAAGGCCTGGAGCCCGATGTGCTCCCagcctgcagacagaaatagtttgttttctgctgaactGACTGGTCAACGCTGCGTGTCGACAGAAAGGACCAGGAATGTGTGTGAGAGGTGTGTTTCTGGGAGGTGATTATATCAGAATGCTGACTGAGAAAACTCAGACAGCTTTATAAGGCAGAAAGGAGattaaaaggattaaaaataaactgttaaaaaagtaattttcaaGTTTATTCCATGCAAAGTTTTGAATTGTCTACACTCCCCCGtctggttttgatgtttttaattattaacagGAACATTCTAGAGGGTTCTTTTCTTATTTAgagtgtataaaatcaagcaaaaggtctttaaaacatcttgaCTTGGCAAAAATTGAATTAGGCAAAACAAGCTTGCTGGTTGAACAGCAACTCTTTCATGATCGTGACGCAGCTTGCCACAAAAAgcaccctgttttttttatttcttcttcacaATTGAACATTTGTAgataacagtttttaaaatcctcGCCACATCTGACTTTCTCTCAGTTCATTAGAGAATACAAATGCACTTCCCTTTTCTCTCTTGTGTCATACACACCAACCACCACATGCATGCCtctaattactttaaaacaacaccaaTAGAAGCACAACTTTTGCTCGAAACTGCACTTTTTGTAAGACATTTAAGCTATTTCAGTCCACTCACACACATACCTACATGTCACACTTATTTTACAgcacagataaaataataaaatccatttGGAAGGAGTTATCTGGGATTTTAAGGAGCTTCAGTGCCTTTGGGCCCCAGGCGATCACCTGCTAATGCAAGTCCAGCTGATTAAAGAGTTAGGCTCAAACCTGACCTCTGTCACTGTTTCCCACCTGCAGGTGTGCTGTTCTCTCTCTGCACATGTGTAGTTTTTGTGTGGGCAACCTggtgaggaggagaaagaacAACCCAGAAAGCTCAGATGATTCGTTTTACTCCTGCAGTGTGTGTACTTATTAACAACTGATCAAAGCTAATGACAAATTAGGTCGATCCAGCCAGCGTCCACAGAcaggacgtgtgtgtgtgagagtgtgtgagtgtgtgtgtgatgtggcTCTGAAGCAGCTTCATGAGGCAGTCATGCATCGGTAGGAAAGTGAAACATCTTTGAGCGGCAGGGGAACATATTTATAGACCAAGTGTGATGTTTCACATTCCCCCTTTATCAtcgagctgcagcagcagcagcagcttcggTCTGCACAAAGCTGCTTTCATTTCTGCAGCCCTGCAGAATCACTTCTCTCATTTCGAGCTCTGAAGGTGTGACCCGCTGCAGGCCGGCGGTGCAGCCCCGGCGAGGAATATCATTCGAGATTAAAAGTGGCATTAATTGAAGGGCGGATGTGCTCAGTTGTaagggagtttttattttttccattctCGAAATACGCAGCAGTAACGAACCACCTGAATGCGTTCAGCTGGCCATCAGGccgctttttgtttttatttcaacctGCAGCTGTAAAGAAGACAAGGCTCGCGGGTTTGTGGCTTTTTGTGGTTTTCAAGCAGCAACCttagggcaaaaaaaaaaaaaaaaatgtcgcCTGGTGTAAAGTAGGACAGTGAGCTGAGCGCGGCAGTTGCCCAGAAACCAGAGAGCCAATAATGTTCTCACATAGAGAGCAGCTCTGTTTATTCATGTGCGCCTGTCGCCATTGCGGCTCCTGCGCTTTTCATCGACTCACAGCCAAATATGGAGAACCGCAGCAgcagtgactgtgtgtgtgtgggtgtgttggtgtgtgtgtgtgtgtgtccgctGCACGAACCGTGCAGGCTTCAGCCATTCTGCCACCGACAGGAAATGTCGGTCTGACAGCGCGCTGCGAGAGGATCAAAATGGTGGTTCGTGTTCCGACGCTGCAGCCGCGGCGCATCTTTTGTCCGCGGCGCGCCCGCCTTTTGTCTGCTCGGCTGCGGGCAAGGTTTCCGCACAGAGCCCCACGGGCAGGACCGAAAGGAATAAAAGAGAACCCAGACAGataagagacagagagagaaacgcTGCTGCGCACCCAGCAGCCGGGCTGAGCCCCAGTTTTAATCATAGAACCAAGGAGACATTTAAAGCAGGTCAGACAGAACCCAGAGGTGGTTCTGCGCTGGACTCCAGGGGTTTCTTCAGAATTAATATTACACATATATgccattcttttaaaaacacctcTCAGATTCGTGCCAAACAACTCATCAGATCCCAGCATAATGTCAACAtttagctgcttctttttgAAAAAGATTCAACTCTTTTCATAAGAATCGtccaaaaaaagacaataagtGCATCACCTGACTTGAGACAGACAGGTGCAGGACCCACCTGAGGCTCTCTGGGGTCAGATTATTTGGAGATTAAACGAAGAAGCTCCTGCAGGCCCGACTCATGCAAAGATTCAAGCTGGACAGGAGGAGCGAGGAATGAGAAATGAAGCTGATTTCTTCTCAAGATAGAAAAAGCTTTCATCTGTTTGAATCTTTTTATTGGTATTATTTGGATGCAATAATTGTGAGGATGTTCAGTTCAACAGAAAGAAGAGCGCGCGAGGACCACTAAAGACAGGAGATAATAAAATCAGTGAATATTTTCAGCAGAAAATATGCAGAACAAATGGGTGTCAGgtccttttttctgtgttttttagctttaataattcAAAGGATGATAGGAAGGTTTGCCTGGCTGctacaaaaagaataaaaataaagaaaaaaatcaaataactttttaatttttgtactcaaaaaattattttctcatttgaaatgtgtttattaaaacaacaagaacaaaatgagcAGATCTAATAATCATATTAAGAATATCAAACATAATATTACTTATAGGTCTAATAATACTACCATTAAagaccacaaaaataaaaatgattttactgttttattacaaaaaaattattttaaaaaagtacaaaattcTGATGTcagaaaaagtgtttaaaataatgaacaataattttgtgAATAAGGAGCTGGTTCTAACATCACAATTTAGGAAAATACTGCACAAGAAATATAGACTttaatatacaaataaaaatatacaagtgcaaaaatgtttttgatacATATAAAATTGAAAGGGAAGCTTTTCATGTTGGTTCCACAGAAATCCAAAGATTCATTTCATTTGagaacaaattattattaaaattaatctAATTTTGTCGGCATGCAGTCTGGGTAAACTCCAATGTCcagtaaatttatttctttcttttaattaaaaaagaaagaaagaaagaaagaaagaaaagccagCAGGttggttttctgctgttttctctgaaaGCCTCTCAGATTTCTGCGCCACGTTTCCAGCAGGCTGTCCGCATAGAACAGCTCGTTTCCAAAGAGTCTCTTCAGAtggttgatttttgttgttactgatgtttgtttttgatcctAAATGGGCCTTCGATAATCCGAGCTGCCCCTCACATTTTAGTGCtaaaaattaaaggcaaaaagataaagaaatctCTGGAATCCGACCGACATTAAACTCATCATTTACTTTAAACGCACACAAGTCAACATTTAGATTctcctttatttattattttataactcTCCTGTGGCAGCTGTCTTTCTGCTCATACGGTGTGGACAAAactatttaataataatatatgaattaaataaatacaaagaatCCTGTGACGCGTTTCAGGGCGCAGAGCAGgagccccccaaaaaaaccacATGACATGAAGCTGCATTAAACTCAGATTGAGGATAATGGACTCATTACGTGGCGTGcgtcataataaaaaaaagcttctttataaataataaatgaagaaGCTGGGGAGCAGTCAGCTCAGGTCAGTGGTTCTGATCCTCCATCGGAACCCAGCTGTCCGACTTTTAAAGCAGCCTTTTATTTGGGAGAACTGAGCTGTTTAACTGTGGATGGGACGGGATATTTAGGATTAATAAACACTNCAGAGAGAGAGCCGGAGGGCCCCGCTCCGGGGAGCCTCCTCTTGCTCCGCTGCGCCAAACACACATTCCTGTACAGCAGCCAGAGCAGCGCGCGCgggcccctcctcctcctcgtcctcctcctcctcctcctcccctcctcacaAACCCAGAGCACGTAGCAACAACGTGAGCCAATGCGCTCCTCCGACGGGCGCCTGGCAACAGAAAGAGACGTGATGACGTCCGCTCCAGATTGCGTATTATGGGATGTGCGGAATTAAACaagccgaggaggaggaggaggaggaggagtggaggtggtggtggtggtgggggggagagaAGCCGAAAAAAAAATAATCGAAAAGCAGGAGGCAGAGCTCGGCGCGGCGGAGCATGGAGCTGTCTGCTGTCGGGGAGAGCGTCTTCGCTGCGGAGTCCATCATCAAACGGAGGATCAGGCGGGTACGCGCGCGGCTGCGGGGCTCTTCCTCCTGCATCTGTTAACGCTAAcgtgtgcgcgtgtgtgcgcGCGGTTCTGTTGTAACCTGAACGTGTTTGCggatgtgttgttttgtcattgCAGGGGCGCTGGGAATATCTGGTGAAATGGAAGGGCTGGTCTCAGAAGTGAGTGAACGTCTCCGAGCCGAAGGCTGGGAAGGACAGCGCTCCATCCTGGCCGCCTGCTACAACTGCACCGCCGTCAGATCACAGCCTGTCGTTTCCAGCTTCATgcatgttgttttggttttatttccttgCACTTCCAACGCGCCGCGTGTCCTGTCCGTGGCCTTAAAACATGTCCGATCTAGCGGGTGTTTACTTGAGCCCAGGCTGCCTGGGTCTCACCGCGCGTCACTGtccgctgcagctgctgaatgctgcttctctttctccttcttctccttcttcttcttcttttgtaatCAAAGTGTGACTCTGTGCGCGCGATGCCGGTGTCAAACACATATCCTCTCGGTTTGTTGTGACGCAGGTACAGCACCTGGGAGCCGGAGGAAAACATCCTGGATGAGCGCCTCTTCGCAGCCTTCGAGGAGAGGTGAAGATGCACGCACCGCCAGGCCTTTCTGCAGGGAAAAGGGGGCTAAAAATGTCCTCCTAAATAGGCTGTTAAGAATCATTTTTCTGCCTCAGACCTTGGCAAATGAAGCTGAAAGAATGCAGGCTTCCTCATCAAGCTGGCTGCTTGAATTTTAAGTtgaatttaaagggaaaaaaacagactaaaatcaGTGAAATCAAACTAATGGCACAGCTTTGTGCTTtcgtttttatttgcattttatgaaCGAGTCAAACAATTAGTTACTACAAGTTGTGATggtttatttctatttattttttattttttggtgctTTGTGCTCATCACCAGGGAGCGCGAAAGGGAGCTGTTCGGGCCGAAAAAGAGGGGCCCCAAACCCGAGACGTTCCTCCTGAAGGTGGGCGAATCTTTCCGTGCGCGGTTCTCAGGCTTCTAATTTACCTCCTGGTGCAGAACACGTTTCAGAGGATGAGTCATCTGAGAGATTTAGCTCGTATTCGTTCTGAAACCAAACTGGTGAAATGAAACCTAAACTCTGTCCCTTTGGTTTTATGAGTTATCGGGAGCTCATGTCGAGGCCTTCGGGGTTCAGTTTCGTCAGACTGCATCTGTTAAATCATtagaaaatgtctgttttcattCCTGGGGAGCCTAacataatgatgttttttttcttcttctttcctcaggctaaagcaaaagcaaaagaaaggACGTATGAGTTCAGGAGAGAGGCCCCCAGGGGGATCCAGGTTGCTTATCCCATCCCGGAGCCCGTCACCACGCCGAGGGCACGCGAAGGATTGCGCGCCGTGGTTCCCACAATCTTCCCCCCGAGTGCTGTCAACAGGGGGGAAAGCGTCCCGGTGCGACCCCCAGAGCCAGAGAGGAGGCCCAGACCCCCTCCGCCAGACGCTCTCATGGACCAGGGGTCCACTCGGTACCCCAAAAAGCGAGGGCGCAAACCCAAGTTTCATTACGAGCCGCAGGAGGCCGCCGGCGGCTCGGCGGAGCCCGCCTCCAAGATGTCCAGACGCCTGCTCCATCACGGGGAGACGTCGGAGCAGAGCCTCCTGCAGCTGACCAGGAGGTTCCAGGAGAAGACCACCATCACGCCCAAGCCCACGGGCGAGCGGAGGCACGCGGGGGGCCTGTCCTACGCCTTCAACAGGAGTGCGCGTAGAGGCGTGCAGGAGGGACACAGGACTTACGGTTTGGTGTCGTTCCACGCGCCCGGCAGGCTGAGGCACCCCGCCGAGGAGCGGGCCGAACCCTCCCAGTCCGAGTCCTGGACCCCCTGCTTGTCCAGCTGGGACTCCGTGACCGTGACTGACGTCACCATGAACTTCCTGACGGTCACCATCAGAGAGAGCAGCACGgacaaaggcttcttcagaggGAAGAGATGAGCGGCGAGATGTGTactaacaaactgaaaaagtatattttttttaagttcctttaaaacatgtacatacaaatatttaatacagctgaaaaaaataataaaccaaaagTCATCATCGTGTTGTTTAAACTTGTGGATTATTTTTAACCTTGTGCTCAATaatcagaacaaataaaaactaacatttttgcaaacataTTTGGGTTTGTTAAAGTGAGAATTGATGTTGTTTCTTGTTCACAAATAAAGCTTTGagttaaactaataaattatttattttattttcaaaccagAAATTAATCGGTCATTTTATTTAGGAGCAAAGTTAGAACAATGGgctttttttcaattaaagttTGAGGAAGTATTTAGTTCatttagatgattttaaaacaattatttatatTCAAGTCAAACAAATCACAAAGTTTAATTGTCTAAATTGTTTGGGGAAGACTTTAGTCACGTTTAAAAGTCTATTATTCTTCTGAgggcttttattctgaattaaTCTGACAGTAATTCAGGGGAGAGCAGGACATAATTGAAGAGATCCAAAAATATATGTTTAGTGTTTGGAGAGCCTCCTAAAGGCGCGGATCTAAAAGGTTTCTGTAGTGATAAAGGCCTGATTTGAAGCCGCAGAAATCATGGAATCACTTTGcttttagatgatttttttaaagctgttatgGCCCAAAGAGATTTTCGGTGGTTATTACACATCAAAGTTCAAATTGCTTTGATGGCGCCATTCATCAAGGCTTTTCTTAAATAGCAAAGTGGGTGAAATTAATTATATTTGGTTAAATCCAGGCAGTGACGCTCAGGGCGGGGAGCCTGCAGGAGCCTCGCGTCCCGGTGGCTTTAACTGTATGAAACCGTTTTTTAAATGACCCCGTTTTGGTTTTAGGATCTTTGCACAGATCGAGGGAAGGGGGCCTGGGGATGTGGGGGTCCATTATTGCCCCGCATCACCTTGGTCCATTACTGTAGGAGCGATGAGAGGCCGCTTCATTCAGGCACAAAGCCGCCATTCATctgctttgtgtctgtgtgacacATGACCCGCACTCAGATCCTCCTGCAAAACCACCCCATGCACATTTCTGCTCTCAACTGCTCAATTTAAGAAGATCAATCTGACTTTTTCTGGGCGTCTGCCCAAAGaaacgattttttttttcagaagtggGCGTTGAGCTGACGGAAGTGCTCAGATTTGTCTGGTTTAGAAGATTGTGAGCTGAGCTGGAGCTTCAGGAGACCGTTTAATCAGCATcataaaaagtgggaaaaacagaaaaggtaaaaacaaatctttaatcGGCGTCCTTGAGAAGCTGAGGGGAAGCAGCGTCACGGTCGGCGGAGTTCACCTCCACAAGATGTCTCCAGCACCTTTGAACGGCCGCCGGATTGTTTTCGTGCGCAGAGGGAGCCCGCAGGTTACAGCAGAGCGGAACTGCTCAGCCACGGGATTAATCATTGATGAAAGCTGGGAGCTCATTCCAAGCGGCTCTGAAAATTACAGGTCGTtgacttcctcctcctcctcctcctcctcctcctcttcctcaggccCCACAGCAGACAGGCGGGGGGGNNNNNNNNNNNNNNNNNNNNNNNNNNNNNNNNNNNNNNNNNNNNNNNNNNNNNNNNNNNNNNNNNNNNNNNNNNNNNNNNNNNNNNNNNNNNNNNNNNNNNNNNNNNNNNNNNNNNNNNNNNNNNNNNNNNNNNNNNNNNNNNNNNNNNNNNNNNNNNNNNNNNNNNNNNNNNNNNNNNNNNNNNNNNNNNNNNNNNNNNNNNNNNNNNNNNNNNNNNNNNNNNNNNNNNNNNNNNNNNNNNNNNNNNNNNNNNNNNNNNNNNNNNNNNNNNNNNNNNNNNNNNNNNNNNNNNNNNNNNNNNNNNNNNNNNNNNNNNNNNNNNNNNNNNNNNNNNNNNNNNNNNNNNNNNNNNNNNNNNNNNNNNNNNNNNNNNNNNNNNNNNNNNNNNNNNcccccccccccccaccaccaccaatgACTGGatctgtaagtgtgtgtgtgtgcgtgtgtgaggaGGACAGAGGGAGTGTCTAAGCCTCCAAGGAGAGTGGCCTCAGTAGTTTTCAGTCAGAGCTCtgctcctctgtcctctgcaggtGACATggttcctcagctcctcctgtcCGCCTCGGCTCTGCTTCTGGCTGCTGCTGATCTGTGCGACTGGACCGGGAGGTGAGCAGACATTTAAACTGTTCTCTGaggagatttatttttaaaaaatacatttaagtcATTCATGGGTAAAGGACAATTTTATTAATTGATCATTAATCAGTAAAATGAAAGCCATTAAAAcgattttttttacttaaacctAAACCCAGCAGGGTTTAAATAGTTTGTttatcaaatataaataattaaggattatgttgggtttttttagttttattgtcatGACTTACTTACGCACAAAAATCATCTTCTACCTTCTTTTAATTGAGACAAATGTGTCAGTTTTATCACAAACAAAAGTTTGCCCAGATGACATTAGTGTGCGTAAAGCGGAAACATTCTGATGTTTCTTTTTCGGATCCAGCGGTTCTGCAGCTGGCCCGAAACCCCGGGTTGTTCTGCAGGTCCGGCTCCGCTGCACGGAGGGCTCGGTGAGGTGGGTCCACCCGGGTCAGGCTCTCAGGGTGGTCCTGGAGCCCAATCTGTCCTCCACACGGCCCGGCACCGTCTGCATCCAGCCGGCTCCGTCCTTCGGCGGGGCCGGGGTGTTCGTGGAGCGGACCGGGCAGCTGGTGCAGCTGCTGGGGCAGGAGGGCCGGCACCGAGTCTTCTGCTTCCGGGCCGATGGACCACACAGGCCCGCCATCTACATCCAAGGCAGCTCGCAGGGTCCGGGAACATGGAGCAGAGGCAGGATGGGCTTCAGATATGAGCTGCTGGACAACAGCAGGGGTGCTGCGGGGCCCCAGCAGGGTGAGTCTGGATGCAGTCATGGATATATtactatttaaatattattatgagaaataataataatgcagcCATGCcgaatatttaaaaagaaagaaaaacagtttgggTGCCTAAATAAAATGCTGCCTGACTGAGGTCACTTATTCGTTGACAGCATTGCCGTTActgtaaagatatttttaaaaaattcagattttctcTGATTTTGTTGTTATTAGTTATTGTGTtagtaaaatgatttttttgtgttattctaTGACCTGCTAACAACATTTCTTGCAAATTTCAAGTAAAAATTGTgtcatttaaagcatttatttgcaGAAATGGTCAGAATAACAGTAAACATGTAGTGTTTTCAGGCTTcaaataatgcaaataaaattagtttggttttttttagacattacATTACTAATGTTTGAAGTTAGGAAGAGATCAGAAATCAACATTCGGTGCAATAACCTTGCTGTCTATCCTAGCTTTAATGAATCTTGGCACACTTTCCACCAGCCTTTCATTGCTATTGGGTGACTTTTGCCACAAATATTCAATCAGCTCAGCTGTTTGACGGCTCGTGGCCGTCCATCTTCCTCTTAGTCACattttagagcaggggtgtccaatcctggtccttgagggccaccatcctgcacgtgttacttgtttccctgctctaacacacctgatttgaatcaatgggtgattcatgaagaacatgaagaggtaatttaaccactgaatcaggtgtgttggagcagggaaacaagtaacacatgcaggatagtggccctcaaggaccaggattggacacccctgttcgGTTTTCAGTGGAGTTGGCCATGACAGGGTCCTGATCTAAAGGTCCTTCATCCACACCTGAACCCCACTGAAAACCTCTGCCCGGAGAGCCTAATCTGAACCTTTTCTTCACTCAACTCCTTAGGCATGGCTACTAGCACTGGTTTTGTCATCCAGCTGGTCTTATCATAAGCTGTTAATGATGCCCACAGCAGTGATCCTTGATCCTTTGATCCTTTTCCTCATTAAATAGGACTTGGTTCAGGTGATCGGCTGATCGGTCCCTCGGTAAGAATGAGATTTAGAatgaggtgtgtttgtgttgggaTTCAACAAACTCTGGAACAAAATGGCTTTCATGCATGTAGAGATGCTGATTTCAGAAAAATAGCAGCGGTTCTCTTAATTTGTTCCAGAGCTGTAGCTTCAAATCGTTTCAGTCTGTAGGATTTCAAAGCATTaaactgaatatatatatatatatatatatatatatatatatatatatatatatatatatatatatatatatatatatatatatatatatatatatatatatataatggaGATGAACAATTTTTGAATTCTTTAAGAACGCATATCCAAAGTAGACCGAGTTAGGCAGTAGTTCCCAAACATTCCaggttctgacccacaaaacaaTACAGACAGAGACGTGCGAACTCAACTATAAAAGTGTCCAAACATCAGTGAGTCGTACAAACAATGACAGCATACAGCTGCAGCAACTCTTCATCCATGTGggggttttatatttttgaacagTTCCCCTATTAGCAATcatctttagctttttttgatttatgaaaaTCATCTGAACTACCTCAATTTTGAGGGTTGATTGTTATTAAATCATTAACAGTTTTGCAAATTGTtaataaatgtgacttttggGTTCCAAGGTTGAGAGTGGCGCCCTTTGGCTGATTAACTCAgcatttcttgttttagttaaaacagaTAATTATACCTTTTGTGCACAGTTTGTTAATGGTGCTACAAATCTGAAGAGCCGCCGGGCTCTTTGGGAGGAGGTC
It encodes:
- the cbx8a gene encoding chromobox protein homolog 8a translates to MELSAVGESVFAAESIIKRRIRRGRWEYLVKWKGWSQKYSTWEPEENILDERLFAAFEERERERELFGPKKRGPKPETFLLKAKAKAKERTYEFRREAPRGIQVAYPIPEPVTTPRAREGLRAVVPTIFPPSAVNRGESVPVRPPEPERRPRPPPPDALMDQGSTRYPKKRGRKPKFHYEPQEAAGGSAEPASKMSRRLLHHGETSEQSLLQLTRRFQEKTTITPKPTGERRHAGGLSYAFNRSARRGVQEGHRTYGLVSFHAPGRLRHPAEERAEPSQSESWTPCLSSWDSVTVTDVTMNFLTVTIRESSTDKGFFRGKR
- the LOC108239218 gene encoding meteorin-like protein — encoded protein: MVPQLLLSASALLLAAADLCDWTGSGSAAGPKPRVVLQVRLRCTEGSVRWVHPGQALRVVLEPNLSSTRPGTVCIQPAPSFGGAGVFVERTGQLVQLLGQEGRHRVFCFRADGPHRPAIYIQGSSQGPGTWSRGRMGFRYELLDNSRGAAGPQQASCRPCSDAELLVAICSSDFVVRGHIKKVSHDSAHQTSVVEVSAARVYRQRSGAFQPHPSVSPPSWRGHIHALLRCRVKPGAGEFLFTGSEHFGEAWLGCAPRFKDFLSVYHKARREGRNSCDFPLDD